One window from the genome of Oryza glaberrima chromosome 3, OglaRS2, whole genome shotgun sequence encodes:
- the LOC127768182 gene encoding uncharacterized protein LOC127768182: MGASESILSRPQQQRRPPWADEITTVSEGRRDAGDGDPLLHLIKSLTIAPPLLSGQSAASSEAESSLTDILVRKPSSSSATSGNLNPNVMFELFSLYREWQEEKAKKISETQEEIENKIETADALSIKLLQRFNYSVTSMRSTSHNLAEVRPLQVEVGELKGRLTEVISNCDALCKRIAAEGPESLRSSVQPFTTSKMEPRESETLDPKTQS, encoded by the exons ATGGGGGCTTCCGAGTCTATCCTCTCCaggccgcagcagcagcggcggccgccgtgggcGGACGAGATCACGACGGTGTCCGAGGGCCGGCGCGACGCCGGGGACGGAgaccccctcctccacctcatcaagTCACTCACCATC GCCCCGCCGCTGTTGAGCGGccagtcggcggcgagctcggaggCGGAGAGCAGCCTCACCGACATCCTCGTCCGGaagccatcctcctcctccgccacctctg GCAACTTGAATCCAAATGTGATGTTCGAGCTTTTCTCTCTGTACCGTGAATGGCAAGAAGAGAAGGCCAAGAAAATTAGTGAAACACAG GAAGAGATAGAAAACAAGATAGAAACAGCAGATGCTTTGTCCATTAAGCTTCTCCAGCGGTTCAATTATTCTGTTACTTCCATGAGATCAACCTCTCACAACCTTGCTGAAG TCCGTCCACTGCAGGTGGAAGTTGGTGAGTTGAAGGGCAGGTTAACCGAAGTAATAAGTAACTGTGATGCATTGTGCAAGAGAATTGCCGCTGAAGGTCCAGAAAGTCTGCGATCGTCTGTTCAACCTTTCACCACTAGTAAAATGGAGCCAAGAGAGAGCGAAACACTTGACCCGAAAACACAGTCCTGA
- the LOC127768183 gene encoding homeobox protein knotted-1-like 7 gives MEELEGHRGAGRLPPSPPLLPFPKVSVQVYTVPSSSTAASAAAAGGARQVVAPATRDGGGRAAGVLDDPVKARIVSHPRYHRLLAAFLDCHKVGCPAEAAEEIAAAARVREARQRAAAAASRMPPAPEDPELDQFMEDYCKLLVECKEELSRPLQEAEEFLRTVESELNSINSGPPLTALISESKAGLDSSDDDEHEDGSGMEMMEAAEDEDLGIIDPRSDDKALKRHLLRKYSGYLGGLRKELSKKRKKGKLPKEARQKLLTWWELHYRWPYPSEMEKIALAESTGLEQKQINNWFINQRKRHWKPTEEMQFAVMEAYHHQSTDAAAAFYVDVDARLVGATAAAPAAAVYTARPDHGVWRA, from the exons ATGGAGGAGCTTGAAGGCCACCGGGGTGCAGGCCGgctgcctccttctcctccgttGCTGCCGTTTCCCAAGGTCTCCGTGCAAGTCTACACCGTTCCTAgctcgtccaccgccgcctccgccgccgctgcaggcGGAGCTCGTCAGGTTGTTGCACCGGCGacgcgggacggcggcggccgcgccgccggagtTCTTGACGACCCTGTCAAGGCCAGGATCGTCTCCCACCCTCGctaccaccgcctcctcgccgccttcctcgacTGCCACAAG GTTGGCtgcccggcggaggcggccgaggagatcgcggcggcggcgcgggtgcgggaggcgcggcagcgggcggccgcggcggcgagccgcatgccgccggcgccggaggaccCGGAGCTCGACCAGTTCATG GAGGATTACTGCAAGCTGCTCGTGGAGTGTAAGGAGGAGCTCAGCCGGCCGCTCCAGGAGGCCGAGGAGTTCCTCAGGACGGTGGAGTCAGAGCTCAACTCCATCAATTCTGGGCCACCCCTTACAGCTTTAATCTCAG AATCCAAAGCCGGCCTCGATTCgtcggacgacgacgaacacgaAGACGGCAGCGGTATGGAGATGATGGAGGCTGCGGAAGACGAGGACCTCGGCATCATCGACCCTCGCTCCGACGACAAAGCGCTGAAGAGGCACCTGCTGAGGAAGTACAGCGGCTACCTGGGAGGCCTGAGGAAGGAGCTGtcgaagaagaggaagaaagggaAGCTCCCCAAGGAGGCGAGGCAGAAGCTGCTCACCTGGTGGGAGCTCCATTACCGGTGGCCGTACCCGTCGGAGATGGAGAAGATCGCCCTCGCCGAGTCGACGGGGCTGGAGCAGAAGCAGATCAACAACTGGTTCATCAACCAGCGGAAGCGCCACTGGAAGCCCACGGAGGAGATGCAGTTCGCCGTCATGGAGGCCTACCACCACCAGAGCACCGATGCCGCGGCGGCGTTCtacgtcgacgtcgacgcccGCCTCgtcggagcgacggcggcggctccggcagcGGCCGTGTACACCGCCAGGCCGGATCATGGCGTGTGGCGCGCATAG